A genomic region of Antennarius striatus isolate MH-2024 chromosome 4, ASM4005453v1, whole genome shotgun sequence contains the following coding sequences:
- the avpr1aa gene encoding arginine vasopressin receptor 1Aa — protein MHTRDYALLLSGGNRSLVFGSTDGLVMGTSGNESVYPNGSDPFARNEQVAQMEIMVLSITFVVAVIGNVSVLLAMYNTKKKMSRMHLFIKHLSLADLVVAFFQVLPQLCWEITFRFSGPDFLCRIVKHLQVMGMFASTYMMVMMTLDRYIAICHPLKTLQQPTKRSYIMIISTWMCSLVLSTPQYFIFSLSEIKNGSDVYDCWAHFIEPWGTKAYITWITVGIFLVPVVILVMCYGFICHSIWKNIKFKKKKSVTGAASKNGLIGKNSVSSVTTISRAKLRTVKMTLVIVLAYIVCWAPFFTVQMWSVWDENFQYADSENTAVTLSALLASLNSCCNPWIYMIFSGHLLQDFMRCFACCAKANADYKKEDSDTSIRRTTVMTKITNRSPNGSSSNWKELEYSPKTSIQGE, from the exons ATGCACACTCGTGACTATGCGCTGCTCCTCAGCGGAGGGAACCGCTCTCTGGTGTTTGGTTCTACTGATGGCTTAGTGATGGGAACGTCTGGAAACGAAAGCGTCTACCCGAACGGTTCCGATCCGTTCGCGCGTAATGAACAGGTTGCCCAGATGGAGATCATGGTGCTTAGCATCACCTTCGTGGTTGCTGTGATTGGGAACGTGAGCGTCCTGCTGGCGATGTACAACACGAAGAAGAAGATGTCGCGGATGCACCTCTTCATCAAACACCTGAGCTTGGCGGACCTGGTGGTCGCCTTCTTCCAGGTGCTGCCGCAGCTCTGCTGGGAGATCACCTTCCGTTTCAGCGGTCCAGACTTTCTCTGCAGGATCGTCAAGCACCTCCAGGTGATGGGGATGTTTGCATCCACGtacatgatggtgatgatgactcTGGACCGGTACATTGCAATCTGTCACCCCCTGAAAACGCTCCAGCAGCCCACCAAACGCTCCTACATCATGATCATCTCCACGTGGATGTGCAGCCTGGTGCTCAGCACCCCGCAGTACTTCATCTTCTCCCTCAGCGAGATCAAGAACGGTTCGGACGTTTACGACTGCTGGGCGCATTTCATCGAGCCATGGGGCACCAAGGCGTACATCACCTGGATCACCGTGGGCATCTTCCTCGTGCCCGTGGTTATCCTCGTGATGTGCTACGGGTTTATCTGCCATAGCATatggaaaaatatcaaattcaagaaaaagaaatcgGTGACTGGTGCTGCGAGCAAGAACGGACTTATCGGGAAGAATTCAGTGAGCAGCGTTACAACAATATCCAGAGCCAAACTGAGGACGGTGAAAATGACGCTCGTCATCGTTCTGGCGTACATCGTGTGTTGGGCGCCGTTTTTCACGGTCCAGATGTGGTCTGTGTGGGATGAGAACTTCCAGTACGCTG ATTCCGAGAACACAGCTGTGACTTTGTCAGCCCTCCTTGCCAGCCTCAACAGCTGCTGCAACCCATGGATATACATGATCTTCAGTGGTCACCTCCTGCAGGATTTCATGCGCTGCTTCGCCTGCTGCGCCAAAGCAAATGCTGACTACAAGAAGGAGGACTCTGACACCAGCATCCGCAGAACAACCGTGATGACCAAGATAACTAATCGGAGCCCTAACGGTAGTTCTAGCAATTGGAAAGAGCTGGAATATTCTCCCAAGACTTCCATTCAGGGGGAATAA